The Trichosurus vulpecula isolate mTriVul1 chromosome 4, mTriVul1.pri, whole genome shotgun sequence genome contains a region encoding:
- the DUSP3 gene encoding dual specificity protein phosphatase 3, with the protein MAGPYGLSVRDLNELLSEGGCYSLPSESCNEVIPRIYVGNASVAQDISKLQQMGITHVLNAAEGKSFMHVNTSAQFYEGTNITYLGIKANDTEEFNLSVFFEKAADFIDRALNQKNAKVLVHCREGYSRSPTLVIAYLMICQKMDVRAALSLVRQNREIGPNDGFLTQLCQLNEKLIKEGKL; encoded by the exons ATGGCGGGGCCCTACGGGCTGTCGGTGCGGGATCTGAACGAGCTGCTGTCGGAGGGCGGCTGCTACAGCCTCCCGAGCGAGTCCTGCAACGAGGTGATCCCCAGGATCTACGTGGGCAACGC GTCTGTGGCACAGGACATCTCCAAGCTGCAGCAGATGGGTATCACGCATGTGCTGAATGCTGCTGAGGGGAAGTCCTTCATGCACGTGAACACCAGTGCCCAGTTCTACGAAGGTACCAACATCACCTACCTTGGCATCAAAGCCAACGACACCGAAGAGTTCAACCTCAGTGTTTTTTTTGAGAAGGCGGCAGATTTCATCGACAGAGCCCTGAACCAGAAGAATG CCAAGGTGCTTGTCCATTGCCGAGAAGGTTATAGCCGCTCTCCCACTCTGGTCATCGCGTACCTCATGATTTGCCAAAAGATGGATGTCCGAGCTGCACTGAGCCTCGTGAGGCAGAACCGGGAGATTGGCCCCAATGATGGTTTCCTGACCCAGCTCTGCCAGCTGAATGAGAAATTAATTAAGGAAGGAAAATTGTAA